Within the Kiritimatiellia bacterium genome, the region AGTGAAGGAGAAAATATACCACTGTGTGATATTTTTTCTCTGGCCTTCCCCGCGTCTGCCGCTGACCCGCCGCAGCCAATTGTTGTGCGCGGGAAGATTCGTCGCGTGTAAGCCCAATCTCAGTAAGCGACGGGATAACTGTCGATACGTGTGACATTTTATTCTCTGGCCTTCCCCGCGTGGCGCTACAGCGTCTGGAATCGCATCGTAGGCCTTGCCCGACGCGCTACAAACGCCGCTCTGCCGGGGGGCAAGGGGGCGACACGCCAGCGCGGAGATACTGATCCTACACCTTCGAAAAATTTCTGGCCGGCCCGTTTCCCGAGACGGCCATGGCGCACTCAGTACACGAGGACCAACCAGGTTGCCGCTTCCAGTGCTGCAATCGCTTTCTCGGGCGTCTCGGCAGGACTTGGCCGAACTTGCTTCACTGCGGCGGCGAGTGCTGGCACGGTCTCAACAAGCGGCAGCAAATACGAACTCTTGACGGCGCAGTTCACGTCTTGCGGTAACGTTCCCGTAACGGCGAGTGAAGCGAATTGGTCCAGTTCGCCCACGACAACGCCAATGACGTTGCCCGCCATGTCGATAAG harbors:
- a CDS encoding trypsin-like peptidase domain-containing protein; its protein translation is MALQGYAPEVTRGHVNSLSGVQNDPRFFQINAQVQPGNSGGALIDMAGNVIGVVVGELDQFASLAVTGTLPQDVNCAVKSSYLLPLVETVPALAAAVKQVRPSPAETPEKAIAALEAATWLVLVY